One window of Caldanaerovirga acetigignens genomic DNA carries:
- a CDS encoding PTS glucitol/sorbitol transporter subunit IIA has protein sequence MKKFEANIVFIGDMAEEFKSQNMIILFDSGAPEELKEISVVHRGGIYRGEVVPGDFLFIGAFGYRVTSVGEVANKNLKNIGHVCLKFDGSTVPELPGNIHLEEKALPDLKVGDEIYIVEGQEK, from the coding sequence ATGAAGAAATTTGAAGCCAATATAGTCTTTATAGGGGATATGGCGGAGGAATTCAAAAGCCAAAATATGATAATCCTTTTCGACAGCGGCGCCCCGGAGGAACTAAAAGAGATATCGGTGGTCCACCGGGGAGGGATATATCGAGGCGAAGTGGTCCCGGGGGATTTCCTGTTTATAGGGGCTTTTGGCTACCGGGTAACTTCCGTCGGGGAAGTGGCCAACAAGAACCTTAAAAATATAGGCCACGTCTGTCTGAAATTTGACGGGAGCACCGTGCCGGAGCTGCCGGGCAATATCCACCTGGAAGAAAAGGCCCTGCCGGATTTGAAGGTAGGCGATGAGATTTATATAGTGGAAGGCCAGGAAAAATAA